One genomic region from Drosophila busckii strain San Diego stock center, stock number 13000-0081.31 chromosome 3R, ASM1175060v1, whole genome shotgun sequence encodes:
- the LOC108603587 gene encoding serine/threonine-protein phosphatase 6 catalytic subunit — protein MGDVDKWLAQTSECKYLPEHELKKLCGVVCELLLEESNVQPVSSPVTVCGDIHGQYYDLQELFKTGGEVPHTNYIFMGDFVDRGYYSLETFTRLLALKARYPHRMTLLRGNHETRQITKVYGFFDECFAKYGNSNGWKYCCQVFDLLTVAAIIDEQVLCVHGGLSPDIVTLDQMRTIERNGEIPFKGALCDLVWSDPEDIESWDSSPRGAGWLFGHKVAEDFMRINSLQLICRAHQLVEEGIKYMFAGKLVTVWSAPNYCYRCGNVAAILSFNNAQQRLTKIFTAVPDSARVIPTRNATPYFL, from the coding sequence atGGGCGATGTGGATAAATGGCTGGCGCAGACCTCAGAGTGCAAATACTTGCCGGAGCACGAGCTAAAGAAACTATGCGGTGTGGTatgcgagctgctgctggaggagaGCAATGTGCAGCCCGTGAGCTCGCCCGTGACTGTTTGCGGGGACATACACGGGCAGTACTATGATCTGCAGGAGCTGTTCAAGACGGGCGGGGAGGTGCCGCATACGAATTACATATTCATGGGTGACTTTGTGGATCGCGGCTATTATAGCTTGGAAACATTTACGCGTCTGCTGGCGCTAAAGGCGCGTTATCCGCATCGCATGACGCTGCTGCGTGGCAATCATGAGACGCGTCAGATAACCAAGGTCTATGGCTTCTTTGACGAGTGTTTTGCCAAAtatggcaacagcaatggctGGAAGTATTGCTGCCAGGTCTTTGATTTGCTTACAGTGGCGGCCATTATAGATGAGCAGGTGCTTTGCGTGCATGGCGGACTCAGTCCGGACATCGTTACGCTCGATCAAATGCGCACTATCGAGCGCAATGGCGAAATTCCGTTCAAGGGCGCACTTTGTGATCTGGTGTGGTCCGATCCGGAGGACATCGAGTCGTGGGATTCAAGTCCACGCGGCGCTGGCTGGTTGTTTGGTCACAAAGTCGCCGAGGACTTTATGCGCATCAATAGCCTGCAGCTCATCTGCCGCGCCCATCAGCTGGTCGAGGAGGGCATCAAGTACATGTTTGCCGGCAAACTGGTGACCGTTTGGTCGGCGCCCAATTATTGCTACCGCTGCGGCAATGTGGCAGCTATACTCAGTTTTAATAACGCTCAGCAGCGTTTGACTAAAATCTTTACGGCCGTGCCGGACTCGGCGCGTGTGATTCCAACTCGCAATGCTACGCCGTATTTTCTGTAG